The following are from one region of the Salvelinus alpinus chromosome 16, SLU_Salpinus.1, whole genome shotgun sequence genome:
- the LOC139540631 gene encoding trichohyalin-like, translated as MDFHSFPLGASPSPLRSRLRAPTAQTPRKEQTPRKEQTPRTEQTPRKAQTPRKEQTPRKEQTPRKEQTPRKEQTPRKEQPQKGTDPQKGTDPQKGTDPQKGTDPQLASQTTSQPASQTASQPVKRPVSQPDRTVKENPTQHVQDRTVKENPTQHVQDRTVKENPTQHVQDRTVKENPTQHVQDRTVKENPTQHVQDRTVKENPTQHVQDRTVKENRIQSVQDRTVKENRIQPVQDRTVKENRIQHVQDRTVKENRIQSVQDRTVKENRIQSVQDRTVKENRIQSVQDRTVKENRIQSVQDRTVKENRIQSVQDRTVKENRIQHVQDRTVKENRIQPVQDRTVKENRIQHVQDRTVKENRIQSVQDRTVKENRIQSVQDRTVKENRIQHVQDRTVKENRIQSVQDRTVKENRIQSVQDRTVKENRIQSVQDRTVKENRIQSVQDRTVKENLIQHVQDRTVKENRIQHVQDRTVKENRIQHVQDRTVKENRIQHVQDRTVKENRIQHVQDRTVKENLIQHVQDRTVKENRIQHVQDRTVKENRIQSVQDRTVKENRIQSVQDRTVKENRIQSVQDRTVKENRIQSVQDRTVKENLIQHVQDRTVKENRIQHVQDRTVKENRIQHVQDRTVKENRIQHVQDRTVKENRIQHVQDRTVKENLIQHVQDRTVKENRIQHVQDRTVKENRIQHVQDRTVKENRIQHVQDRTVKENRIQHVQDRTVKENRIQHVQDRTVKENRIQHVQDRTGKENLIQHVQDRTVKENRIQHVQDRTGKENLIQHVQDRTVKENRIQSVQDRTVKENRIQHVQDRTVKENLIQHVQDRTVKENRIQHVQDRTVKENLIQHVQDRTGKENLIQHVQDRTVKENRIQSVQDRTVKENRIQHVQDRTVKENLIQHVQDRTVKENRIQHVQDRTVKENRIQSVQDRTVKENRIQHVQDRTVKENLIQHVQDRTVKENRIQHVQDRTVKENLIQSVQDRTVKENRIQHVQDRTVKENLIQSVQDRTVKENRIQSVQDRTVKENLIQSVQDRTVKENRIQSVQDRTVKENLIQSVQDRTVKENRIQSVQDRTVKENRIQSVQDRTVKENRIQSVQDRTVKENRIQSVQHRTVKENLIQSVQDRTVKENRIQSVQDRTVKENRIQHVQDRTVKENLIQSVQDRTVKENRIQSVQDRTVKENRIQSVQHRTVKENLIQSVQDRTVKENRIQSVQDRTVKENRIQSVQDRTVKENRIQSVQDRTVKENRIQSVQDTTVKENRIQPVQDRTVKENRIQPVQDRTVKENRIQSVQDRTVKENRIPRVQDS; from the exons ATGGACTTCCACTCATTTCCCCTGGGTGCCTCACCCTCGCCCCTGCGTTCGAGACTGAGGGCCCCCACT GCACAGACCCCCAGAAAGGAACAGACCCCCAGAAAGGAACAGACCCCCAGAACGGAACAGACCCCCAGAAAGGCACAGACCCCCAGAAAGGAACAGACCCCCAGAAAGGAACAGACCCCCAGAAAGGAACAGACCCCCAGAAAGGAACAGACCCCCAGAAAGGAACAGCCCCAGAAAGGCACAGACCCCCAGAAAGGCACAGACCCCCAGAAAGGCACAGACCCCCAGAAAGGCACAGACCCCCAGTTGGCCAGTCAGacgaccagccagccagccagtcagacggccagccagccagtcaaacggccagtcagccagcca GACAGGACTGTTAAAGAGAACCCTACTCAGCATGTACAGGACAGGACTGTTAAAGAGAACCCTACTCAGCATGTACAGGACAGGACTGTTAAAGAGAACCCTACTCAGCATGTACAGGACAGGACTGTTAAAGAGAACCCTACTCAGCATGTACAGGACAGGACTGTTAAAGAGAACCCTACTCAGCATGTACAGGACAGGACTGTTAAAGAGAACCCTACTCAGCATGTACAGGACAGGACTGTTAAAGAGAACCGTATTCAGTCTGTACAGGACAGGACTGTTAAAGAGAACCGTATTCAGCCTGTACAGGACAGGACTGTTAAAGAGAACCGTATTCAGCATGTACAGGACAGGACTGTTAAAGAGAACCGTATTCAGTCTGTACAAGACAGGACTGTTAAAGAGAACCGTATTCAGTCTGTACAGGACAGGACTGTTAAAGAGAACCGTATTCAGTCTGTACAGGACAGGACTGTTAAAGAGAACCGTATTCAGTCTGTACAGGACAGGACTGTTAAAGAGAACCGTATTCAGTCTGTACAGGACAGGACTGTTAAAGAGAACCGTATTCAGCATGTACAGGACAGGACTGTTAAAGAGAACCGTATTCAGCCTGTACAGGACAGGACTGTTAAAGAGAACCGTATTCAGCATGTACAGGACAGGACTGTTAAAGAGAACCGTATTCAGTCTGTACAAGACAGGACTGTTAAAGAGAACCGTATTCAGTCTGTACAGGACAGGACTGTTAAAGAGAACCGTATTCAGCATGTACAGGACAGGACTGTTAAAGAGAACCGTATTCAGTCTGTACAAGACAGGACTGTTAAAGAGAACCGTATTCAGTCTGTACAGGACAGGACTGTTAAAGAGAACCGTATTCAGTCTGTACAGGACAGGACTGTTAAAGAGAACCGTATTCAGTCTGTACAGGACAGGACTGTTAAAGAGAACCTTATTCAGCATGTACAGGACAGGACTGTTAAAGAGAACCGTATTCAGCATGTACAGGACAGGACTGTTAAAGAGAACCGTATTCAGCATGTACAGGACAGGACTGTTAAAGAGAACCGTATTCAGCATGTACAGGACAGGACTGTTAAAGAGAACCGTATTCAGCATGTACAGGACAGGACTGTTAAAGAGAACCTTATTCAGCATGTACAGGACAGGACTGTTAAAGAGAACCGTATTCAGCATGTACAGGACAGGACTGTTAAAGAGAACCGTATTCAGTCTGTACAAGACAGGACTGTTAAAGAGAACCGTATTCAGTCTGTACAAGACAGGACTGTTAAAGAGAACCGTATTCAGTCTGTACAGGACAGGACTGTTAAAGAGAACCGTATTCAGTCTGTACAGGACAGGACTGTTAAAGAGAACCTTATTCAGCATGTACAGGACAGGACTGTTAAAGAGAACCGTATTCAGCATGTACAGGACAGGACTGTTAAAGAGAACCGTATTCAGCATGTACAGGACAGGACTGTTAAAGAGAACCGTATTCAGCATGTACAGGACAGGACTGTTAAAGAGAACCGTATTCAGCATGTACAGGACAGGACTGTTAAAGAGAACCTTATTCAGCATGTACAGGACAGGACTGTTAAAGAGAACCGTATTCAGCATGTACAGGACAGGACTGTTAAAGAGAACCGTATTCAGCATGTACAGGACAGGACTGTTAAAGAGAACCGTATTCAGCATGTACAGGACAGGACTGTTAAAGAGAACCGTATTCAGCATGTACAGGACAGGACTGTTAAAGAGAACCGTATTCAGCATGTACAGGACAGGACTGTTAAAGAGAACCGTATTCAGCATGTACAGGACAGGACTGGTAAAGAGAACCTTATTCAGCATGTACAGGACAGGACTGTTAAAGAGAACCGTATTCAGCATGTACAGGACAGGACTGGTAAAGAGAACCTTATTCAGCATGTACAGGACAGGACTGTTAAAGAGAACCGTATTCAGTCTGTACAAGACAGGACTGTTAAAGAGAACCGTATTCAGCATGTACAGGACAGGACTGTTAAAGAGAACCTTATTCAGCATGTACAGGACAGGACTGTTAAAGAGAACCGTATTCAGCATGTACAGGACAGGACTGTTAAAGAGAACCTTATTCAGCATGTACAGGACAGGACTGGTAAAGAGAACCTTATTCAGCATGTACAGGACAGGACTGTTAAAGAGAACCGTATTCAGTCTGTACAAGACAGGACTGTTAAAGAGAACCGTATTCAGCATGTACAGGACAGGACTGTTAAAGAGAACCTTATTCAGCATGTACAGGACAGGACTGTTAAAGAGAACCGTATTCAGCATGTACAGGACAGGACTGTTAAAGAGAACCGTATTCAGTCTGTACAAGACAGGACTGTTAAAGAGAACCGTATTCAGCATGTACAGGACAGGACTGTTAAAGAGAACCTTATTCAGCATGTACAGGACAGGACTGTTAAAGAGAACCGTATTCAGCATGTACAGGACAGGACTGTTAAAGAGAACCTTATTCAGTCTGTACAAGACAGGACTGTTAAAGAGAACCGTATTCAGCATGTACAGGACAGGACTGTTAAAGAGAACCTTATTCAGTCTGTACAAGACAGGACTGTTAAAGAGAACCGTATTCAGTCTGTACAAGACAGGACTGTTAAAGAGAACCTTATTCAGTCTGTACAAGACAGGACTGTTAAAGAGAACCGTATTCAGTCTGTACAGGACAGGACTGTTAAAGAGAACCTTATTCAGTCTGTACAAGACAGGACTGTTAAAGAGAACCGTATTCAGTCTGTACAAGACAGGACTGTTAAAGAGAACCGTATTCAGTCTGTACAAGACAGGACTGTTAAAGAGAACCGTATTCAGTCTGTACAGGACAGGACTGTTAAAGAGAACCGTATTCAGTCTGTACAACACAGGACTGTTAAAGAGAACCTTATTCAGTCTGTACAAGACAGGACTGTTAAAGAGAACCGTATTCAGTCTGTACAAGACAGGACTGTTAAAGAGAACCGTATTCAGCATGTACAGGACAGGACTGTTAAAGAGAACCTTATTCAGTCTGTACAAGACAGGACTGTTAAAGAGAACCGTATTCAGTCTGTACAGGACAGGACTGTTAAAGAGAACCGTATTCAGTCTGTACAACACAGGACTGTTAAAGAGAACCTTATTCAGTCTGTACAAGACAGGACTGTTAAAGAGAACCGTATTCAGTCTGTACAAGACAGGACTGTTAAAGAGAACCGTATTCAGTCTGTACAAGACAGGACTGTTAAAGAGAACCGTATTCAGTCTGTACAAGACAGGACTGTTAAAGAGAACCGTATTCAGTCTGTACAAGACACGACTGTTAAAGAGAACCGTATTCAGCCTGTACAAGACAGGACTGTTAAAGAGAACCGTATTCAGCCTGTACAAGACAGGACTGTTAAAGAGAACCGTATTCAGTCTGTACAGGACAGGACTGTTAAAGAGAACCGTATTCCCAGAGTACAGGACAGTTAA